The genomic DNA gcctgcgcgcctcgatTCGTGCGGCAGACATTgcgagccgccgcacgcgaaTCCTCACTCGTACGTCACCTATTTGACCCAGAAATTTCGTCACAGGAATATGTACATTAGAGACGGTGGCCCGGGACAAACACAAAAAGCACCGTAAGTGCGGCGCAGACGAGTGCGGCGACCACCACGGCGGTGATCGCATGCTGTGCGTGCAGTGCGCGGACGCTCGGTTCgtccacgtcgccgagctggctctcgccgagctcggtctTTTgtgcgagcgccagcgcgggGTCGATATTGTACCAGTACGACGCGACAAAGtacgtcgcgagcgccattGGCAGCAAGATCTGTGTGAGCCGCGCAACATACCCATATCCGCGTAGTGCGCTCCGTGTTTAAAAAGACAAAGCTGAAGCCAGTGGAAAAGGCCACCCAGAGCAGCAGCAGACCGCAACTCAGGCGTGCCCATGCCGAGAGTGGTACGATATTGCTGAACGCGTGGCGCTGCAAAAAGGTCGGGTAGAGACTCTGCTCGAGGTGTGCAAAGACATAGCTGGGTGAGAATCAGCACCTACTTTTTCGGCACTTGGAACATGTGCAGGAGCTCGTTGACGTCTCCGGTCAGCGCGTGCGTCTCGGACGGAAACTGCATGGTGCTGTGCACCGTCGCAGGGAGCATAAGCTCGTGCTCGCTGTGGGGAACGAGGTACTGCTCGTACACACGCTGGGCGTTGGCGGCCAAGTCAAAGAGTGTCACCTTGGTCTCTGTCGCATCGCTGTGCTCATGAGGATCCATGTGTACGTATGCCGTGCGCCTCTTGCTTAAATTTCCACGCCACGCGCCCGTGAGTGGCACGGGCGCGCTGCCATTGTCCAGGTAGAGATAGATGGCACACAGACGCTCGTGTGCGCACACATCCAGCCAGAAATCGAGCGCGTCTTCCTCGCCATGCTTCAGTGTAAATTGGTAAAATGCATTTAGGTCGActggcgccgccgcacgctgctcaagcacctcgagcagcgtaGGGAgccgcgtacgccgctCGGGGTCCATGGGGGACCAACAcagggcgcgtcgcgatggTCACGTGCATTTTCTTCGACGACCACGATGGCTCTCCTGCGCCCGGCCTGGCGGGCGatggcgagcgtgcgccttgcggcgcgtgcgccgctcctgcgTATGGCCCACACCGAAGCGCCAAAGGATGCTGCGGCCAAGGGTGATGCGTCCAAGGCCGATGTgccgtcggtcgcgccGGCAGGCACAGTCTTTACAGGCCTGTCGATCCTCAAAGACAAGGCGGACCCCGTGGCGCGGCCAGACAGTGAGTACCCTAACTGGCTCTGGGATCTGTTGGACGACCCCGCGATCAAGTCCAACAAGACCATGTTGGCGGGCGACGTTGATACCACGGGCATGTCGAAGGGTGAGGCGCGTGCTGCCTACAAGCGCAGTGCCAAGatcgcgcgtgcgcatatcaagaagcagcaggctgctgaggccaaggaggctGCGCGACTGCTGAATATGTCGCCGGCACAAAaggccgctgcggcggccaaggcggcggccaaggcggcaGAGGACGCGCGACCCAAGACGCCGTCGCAGATCTttgagcaggagcgcaaggcgcgtggcgcgctcCGGAAAAAGAGTCGTGCATCGATCAAGGCTG from Malassezia japonica chromosome 1, complete sequence includes the following:
- a CDS encoding uncharacterized protein (EggNog:ENOG503P8R2; BUSCO:EOG09265KQ4; COG:S), encoding MALLRPAWRAMASVRLAARAPLLRMAHTEAPKDAAAKGDASKADVPSVAPAGTVFTGLSILKDKADPVARPDSEYPNWLWDLLDDPAIKSNKTMLAGDVDTTGMSKGEARAAYKRSAKIARAHIKKQQAAEAKEAARLLNMSPAQKAAAAAKAAAKAAEDARPKTPSQIFEQERKARGALRKKSRASIKADNFVRSA
- the RAX1 gene encoding Bud site selection protein, Revert to axial protein 1 (TransMembrane:3 (o189-214i221-239o274-295i); EggNog:ENOG503NTZZ; COG:S) produces the protein MDPERRTRLPTLLEVLEQRAAAPVDLNAFYQFTLKHGEEDALDFWLDVCAHERLCAIYLYLDNGSAPVPLTGAWRGNLSKRRTAYVHMDPHEHSDATETKVTLFDLAANAQRVYEQYLVPHSEHELMLPATVHSTMQFPSETHALTGDVNELLHMFQVPKNYVFAHLEQSLYPTFLQRHAFSNIVPLSAWARLSCGLLLLWVAFSTGFSFVFLNTERTTRIWILLPMALATYFVASYWYNIDPALALAQKTELGESQLGDVDEPSVRALHAQHAITAVVVAALVCAALTVLFVFVPGHRL